TCGTCGTGGCGATTATTGGAATTCTGGCCGCGATTGCCGTACCGAATTTTCTGAATGCTCAAATGCGCGCCAAGATAGCCAATGCGGTATCAGACATGCGTGCGATGGACACCGCTTTAGAAATGTACCGGATGGACAACAACCATTATCCGCTATGGCGCGATTCTGGTGGAACAAACCTGAACCCCGTCAACCGCCGACTGATTGCTTTAACCACCCCACTCGCTTATTTAAGCCAGGTTCCTCAAGACCCGTTTGTCTATGGCCCTCCCGGCGCACGAAATGACGACACGCAACACGTAGCCTATGTGACCTATGACTATGTTGAAGCCTT
This portion of the Candidatus Hinthialibacter antarcticus genome encodes:
- a CDS encoding prepilin-type N-terminal cleavage/methylation domain-containing protein, whose product is MMQRNKEGFTLIELLIVVAIIGILAAIAVPNFLNAQMRAKIANAVSDMRAMDTALEMYRMDNNHYPLWRDSGGTNLNPVNRRLIALTTPLAYLSQVPQDPFVYGPPGARNDDTQHVAYVTYDYVEAFSQKVHGNVPLGASLRCSEWRLNGYGPDGFNNTGTISYDISNGTISTGDLIRTGPRTSIPCDDSFVGL